The DNA segment AGAAAACCAGACAGCATGCCAACCTTATTTGTCAGAGCAATTATCCTACAGGAAGCGAGTTTAAGTAGCGGGTTCCATGCATCACAGTAGGGACCATCAAATGGATATAAGTTTACCTTGCTGAGGACTCCTCCATGTTCGACAGGCGGCCCGGATTCTGGGTCCACGTCCTCATCTGATCCAGACGATGAACTCTTTTCAGACATTGAGTTGTGGAGGTTGGAGGCAACTTTGGATATGGAGTTTAACCAGCGAAGGATGGATCAGCACGAATCTGTTAAATGTGCTGATACTCACTGTTGCTGTGTCAATCTAGCTCCTTTTAACAATACGTTGCAGCAATTGCAATTGCACACTGTGGCTAGATCTCGGAAACGTACATCCACCCAACACCGATCTCGACACTGAGTCTGTAAGTGACAGTAGGAACCTCAACTTCTCAGTCCTGTGTGCTTTGTTTTGATCCGGTGGAACCGCTAACGGTGCTAGCTAGTGTTAGCTGTCAAACGACGCAGTAAGTAATAAGCACTTTCCGGAGTGTTTCTCCGTCAACGTTAGCGGTTTGAGCCTCAGTATACAAAGCGCACAGGGGACGTCGGAcgtgttttttcttctcctgAGGCTATATATTTAGATTCACCTCGCAACTCACGAACGACACACTGCACCGACTGCGCGGTTCTGCAGCTTGGAGGTTAGCAGCACTAGCAGCGATACTAGCGAATGAGCCGACTAGCTTGGCTTCATTCACCGAGTGGGAGGAGCTAACGGAAACGCAAACGGATTATTTAACAACATAAAATTCAGTTACAAAGTATGCAAattatgcatttattttgttagatatttatttcaatttattttattggaTTTTATATTCGCCCTTGTTTTATCCTCCTGCAAAACAATAGcaaatatgatataatatcaaatataatatattatttcatattACACCGTTTTTTTTGGATTTCTTGTAATTTATAGCTCGTtatatttatcttatattaAGCTTTTGCATATTTTATTATACCGACCCAGTTCTTTTCGcttttaaatgtaattaaacGTATTCGGCAACGTACATTTTTCatgccaataatgtgttttttcatTGTTCCGGAGAGTTCATGTGAATCACCTTCGACTACATGAACTACATGATGTAATTattgtttagttttttattatAATGAATGACTAATGAAAATATCTAAAGAGTATACaattttaaataaagtgttacaATGTTTGTCCCCTAGTCACGAATGGAGCATAAGATGTATAAATTGGATGCATAAAATATTTTCATACGAGTCTACCtaaattgtgtatttttttccaaCTTCTCGAGTGTGTCTGGGAATGACTGCGTTAACTTTGTAGCGCTGTCAAAAGTAATCCCGTTTCAGAACACTGGCGGTTCCGTTTCATGTGTTGACCAACCGAGGGCAGTAAAGAGCGCGTCAGACCAAGTTGTCAGGAAGTCGTTGCTGTCCACACCATATACCCAGCCTCCCATGGTTGTGTTGTCGATCCAGCCGTGGGTTTTCCAGTTTGTATGTACATTGAAAGCCTTGGATAACATATTTAATTACTTTTGTGTCACAATGAAAGGATATCAGTGACTTGTGGGAGAAAAGGTTTCCTTGAACTCCTCGGAATGGACAACAATTCCCCCAGTTTGCTGAAATGGCAAGACTACGCCacaaattcaaataaacattgttGAACGTCTTTAAAACCCGTGAGAACGTTTCAAAAGGTGTGTTGGTAGATCTGACTAATAACTATCAGTTATTGGTTTTTATAGCTAGCAAATTTACATGTCGGATGCTACTTGATAGTAGCTACATCGCTAGAAAGTTTAAAGTTTATGATCGTTTATGGATTTCATATGTgtagaggagatacagtgaatgtgtacatacATGCCCATATCTATCGACAATTAAAGCAATAAGTTGGAAGTATGGCAATTGATGCTTGTCACATTAATCAGAATCAGTAACAATACGTGACCAATGATGTGTTCCCTGGATGAACACAATATAATGACTTCCAGCCATAGCATGGAGAGTACCTCTGCAGATGGGGGTGGCTTCCTCTCCAGAATGGCCCTCAATGACAACAAGGCTGGGATGGAAGGTCTCGATCGGGAAAGAATCAACAAGATCATCATTGAGTCCTCAAAGGTAAACATGAAAACCTAAAACATGTTTCTTGCCTAGGGGCTGTCAATATAGTTTCCGTAGTGagtccaacacacactcaaacgcacatgcacatacacacacacaaatgctcatataaacacacacgcatgagaGATTCAACATATTCATCCTAATTAACATAATACGTCAACATAATACGTCAACAAAGGTAACATGAAGTACACACTATTTGCTGCTCCATCGTACTTGGTtacattaaaatgttttttcaatacatttttAAGAAAATTTAAAAGAAGAATCCCTTTATGCTGTGTTTCCCTAGGGCTCTAGGTTCTATGAGAACGAGGCTAAAAAAGAGCTGCAGGTGAACCAGCGCATTGAAAAGATGACGCTCCAGAGGGCTCAGATCACCGAACAGCAGCTTCAGAAAGCACACACTCAGGTGAAGAGATGTTGAGGTCACGGTGAACCTTCCCTACCTACACATGCACAAGTAGGCCCATTATTGGACCAGTAACGTCGTACTCATTCACCATCTTCTCTACCTGCAGGTAGAGAAGATGGTGAATGAGCTGGACATGAGTCGAGATCTCAGCCGTCTCATCGTGCACGTGGACATGGATGCGTTCTATGCCGCGGTGGAGATGAGGGATTGCCCCGAGCTGAAGGACAAACCTATGGCTGTGGGATCCATGAGCATGCTCGTAAGTGGAGATGTTACTGCGAGGATGtacactaccgttcaaaagtttgggatCACCAAgagaattattttttttccgtTAAAAACTCACACTTTTATTCATAGTTTTCAGCTGTGCCAACGCAATTACAGAAGGGTTTCATTatcatcaattagccttttaacatgaccagctaaacaatgtaccattcgaacacaggagtgatggttgctggaaatggACCTCTGTAGACATATGGAGATATTACATTAAGAATCAGACGGCTGATTAGTCCAGCTAGAATAGTcatttaccacattaacaatgtctagaTGGTATTTCTGAATAATTAACTGTTATCTTCATTGAAAATACCTGCTTTTCCTTAaaaaaataaggacatttctaAATGACCCCAAAACTTTCGGACGGTAGTGTATGTGGCAGAATGGTAACCCCTTCAGGGATGTTTACAGTGCATGGCTTGCAGATCAGATATTTAAAACCTACAAAAAAACTGTGTGAGCATAGCCTATTCTTTCCTCTTTTCAGTCAACATCGAATTACCATGCAAGGAAATTTGGTGTTCGTGCTGCAATGCCAGGCTTCATCGCCAAAAAGCTCTGCCCCAATCTGGTCATTGTCCCATGCAACTTTGATAAATACAGAGCTGTGAGCAATGAGGTGAGCTTTAATACCGCTAACACCCCATACTGTTACTCTATTGACAACAGGAATAAGATAACAACAACGCGATAGGTATACTGTGTAGGGCATGCTACAATTATATGTATATGAACACAACGTATTAATACTCTGGTTAGATATAATTTTTGTTGATACCTCCACCTGTTTGTTAATACTACTTTCCAAACCAAATCTTGACTATGAATTGCATTACGTGCCCACTGAATATCAAAACTTGACGGATACTGTAACTATACTAGTAGGAAAATTAATGACCCAGTTTCTGCTCTAAATGTAAAAACTGATTAGAGGTATAAGCGAATATCTCCCAAGTTGCAAAACTGCTTATTGGCCTCTTGCGACATGTCATAACAAACAGCTCACTCCTTATCATACTTTTGTTAGATCAGAAAGATCTTTGCAGCGTATGACCCTAATTTCATGCCCATGAGTTTGGACGAGGCCTATCTGGATTTCACAGACCACCTGGAACAGAGGATTAGCTGGCCCGAATCCTTACGTACACACTGCCTGCACACCGACATCACTGAGACAGGTAGTGCTTGTTTACAGGACAGGAGGATTATTTTCCATCTATTTACGTAGCAACACCTGCCCTACTAATAGCATGGtggccttttgtgtgtgtgatcagcaTCATCTAAACTTTACTTCCATTTATTTTATGCATGAAATGTATGCAGAAATGTGCCATGGAAACATTTTGACAGAGTAACTGACTGGCCAGATCTGCTTTGCATCAGTAATATTCATCTTTCAAGTCATTCAAATAACAGCAGTAATATTGTAAGAAGGCGGGCTTTCTCATCCATATCTGCTTCCCCATGCCTTGTTCCCGActttcttccttcttcttcCCGGCCCGGCCTACTCGGCATGTGAAGGTGAACTGCAAAGCAAAGTTCCCCAGGAGTCTGAGCCGTGCGTGGAGAACCTCTCCCCCCTTTTGTTTGAGGACAGCCCCAGTAGCACGCCCAGCTTGCCTCCCTCGGGTGAGAAGGTGGAGTCTGGTGGAGGCTCGGAGGTGTTTGGGACCTGCGTGGAGGAGGCGGTGAGGGAGATGCGCTTCCGCATCGAGCAGAAGACCACACTGACCGCCAGTGCAGGTGAAGTGCTGAGTGTCTTCTGGCCCGATGTACTGTCTTCTACAGTTTCTGATTTAAAATGTATGCTTTTACCATTGCACCCCTAACCATCCCTGTGAGGAATGGTTAATTAGCAAGGATtgcttccttgctaattaagggagtttCTTCTTGGCATCgggggggctagggttaggggaaTGTCATCAATATATGGCCAGTTAAACCCTTAACTGGGACTGTAACTGGGATTAAGGGCTatagaaataatttgtttctaCTGTCTTCTTGAATCCTTCTGAAGATCAGCACCAGGATTACTGTGTTATGTGCTTGGCACTTTTATAGTTGTAGCAACAATCAGATTCATGTTCATATTTATTACTATGAAACTATTACTATTTTACTATCTGTACCTGTAGTGTATTCTGCAGCGTTATGAGTCATGAGCTTTCAGTACTGTTGTTTCCTGCTTCCAGGCATTGCTCCAAACACGATGATTGCCAAGGTGTGCAGTGACAAAAACAAGCCCAACGGCCAGTACAGAGTCCCCTCCAACAGAGAGGCAGTCATGGACTTCATCCAGACCCTGCCAGTCCGCAAAGTATACTGAAACCGATTTTCAAACTACAACATTTGAGCCACTAATCCAAAAAATGTCATGCAATTATAATGGTGTGAATATTGTGGGTTGGAATTAACGGCAAATGTGAGGAgttgtatatacattttaaaagtataattgTTGGTATTTCCCCAGGTTTCTGGCATAGGGAAAGTAAGTGAGAAGATGCTGAGCAGTCTGGGCATCACTACCTGTGCTCATCTTGGCCAGCAGATGGCTCTGCTCTCCCTGATGTTTTCAGAGACGGCGTGGCATCACTTCATGAGGATTTCCTTGGGTCTAGGCTCCACTCACATGGAAAGGTGACACGCTTTGCAATTGATCCCCGCTTCGATTACAACAGTGAACTCCTGCTCAAAGTGTATTACGTCTTTGGGACACACCTCTGCGGCTTCGACCTGATCGCATAGGCTTTATGTGACCTATGTTGCATGCATGGATAATATCTATGCTCTATGCCTTAGAGCATAGAAATGCACGCATACAAACattgaaaacacatttcatATGAGGCGCCTGTTAACATTTGGCAAGATTCTAACGGAAAATTTTGtctggtgttttggtgaacCTGGATACAGGGATGGAGAAAGGAAAAGCATGAGTACAGAAAGGTATAtttcagcaacaacaaaaacaaaacaacaaggatTCCTGCGGCTAACACTCTCCTAATCATGCTCTTTGTCTCTGTGCGTCTCAACGCACTCTTTATCCACGGCACCCTGACTGGCGCAGAACATTTAGGGAGATGAGTGTGGCGGAGGAGCAGCTGTCTCTGTGCAGGGAGCTCTGTGAAGACCTGGCAGCGGACATGAAGAAGGAAGGACTCCGGGTGGGGAACGACTCTCGTGTGACATGTGACACCACACGTATTTGTGTAGCCTCAGGCCTACATTCAGAGTCACTGTTTCAGGGGAAGCTGATAGGCTAACATTTGAAGACCAGCtgaaacatttaaatattataaCTATTAGCTGAGACTTTCTTAAAGTCCTTCTTTGTAAGACTAACGAAATggataggaagaaagtgcaggGAGATTGCATCTCTGGAACTGTCCTAAGGGGAAAAGAGTATGGTTGTCTAACCACAAAAGGGCAGTTCCACAATCCAGAATCAATTAAAATGGTTATATTTAGTGAGGGAAATTCACTACGCGACACCACTCACAGCGGCACGTGATCTCGCTTGCAGTTCAGGCTGAATGTGATGCAGTTGCTCCATCTTGATCGTTTCCCCTCACAATCGATTGAAGGAAGGAAGGCCGGGGGGCTTGGCATGGCCATCACCCCCCTGCCTGCAGCCCCAATGGGCTTTGAGAGCTGGAGGAAATGGAGGGCCATTAAGGAGACTGCAGGGGACTATCAGCCTTCGAAATGTGTCTCTGGGAGATGATCACATTACCAGGGAAACGCATTGCGACCCATTAGTTACAAAGTGTATTCTGACAAATTAACCGGCGGAATGACACACATTGCCATTTATATTCATTGAATGTCATTGCCTATACAGTGTTTTGACTATTGAGCGGGCGTAATGTTGCAGTGCTTTTGTCACACCTTGAGAAATGGTTTATACCTTTTTTGCTTAAGCAGAAAATGAGTCCATCAACTGTATTTCTTTCGGGATCTTCTTCCAGGGTAAAACGATAACGTTGAAGCTGAAGAATGTGAAGTTTGAGGTGAAGTCCCGGGCGTGCACTCTGCCCTGTGCTGTCGCCACGACTGATGAGATTTTTGCCGCCGCCAAGGATCTCTTGAAAACCGAGATGGAGAATGTCAGTCCTCAGCGGCTCCAGCTGAGGCTCATGGGTAATGGAGTTTATCTGTCTGCAGAGGTTACATTACTTACATTACATTtgctttttaactttatttatataaaccGTTTTGTTTGCATACCTTTGCACTACTCAGAACTATTTTGCACCATTTTAGATTTTATTTATCGTTAATATTACtgattttattacattttattaatTTTCTCCTTGTATATCAAATGCACCACAGGTCAGAGACAAATGAAATTTTGATACCACAATTTGTTAGGCACATTTTTAGAAATTGAAATTAAAGCTTATTTTGAACTTTGAACATTGCAGCAGCATTCTAGTTGATGAGGTTGACTGATTGCATGCATTTCGAGATAAACTGCATTAAATTACCGTAAGTGCtgcttttgttttcatttgacCAATGTTTTTAACTAGTACCTATGATGTAACTTTGTGCATGCAGGCGTTCGAATCTCCACCTTAGTGAGCGCAGATGACAAGAAGCCCCAGCAGAAAAGCATTGTGGGCTTCCTCCAGCAGGGCTCCTCCGGCCCGTCCCATGGTATCGTTCCAAACTCTGTGAAAGAGACCGCCTCCCACCTCCCCATGGAGCGtcctccccctgctggcagTCATATACTGGAGCAGCTTCCCCAGAAAGTCCCCAAGCTACAGGGTCTCCCATGGGCGGCAGGGCAGACGGGGGCACAAGTCTCAGTGGCCGGTGAGAACCAGCCACAATCTTTCTTCCAGAAGGCCTACGCCAAGAAGCTGAGTCTCCAGGTTAAGAGCTTGAGCGAGACGGACAAAGGGCGGGGCAGTGTTTGCTCTGGGTTGACCCAGCCAGCAACGGACAATCCAAAGAGCCGTGGCGCCGCGATAGAGATGCATGAGTCAGCGCAAGGTCTTTTGGGATCAAGTGGAAACTCATCCATCACACGTGAGGAACCTGTCCGTGTGGCCCCCCCAGAGGCCAGCGCTTCCACCTCCGGCGCCGCGGCCCCGGACCCTGAGACCCTTACCTGTCCCGTGTGCTTTGGGGAGGTGAGGACCACGGACCTCCAGGTGTTCAACAGACACATAGACCTGTGTCTCAGCGGTGTCGCCACTGAGACACCCACAGATACGGACTCGGAGTCGGACGGAGACGGAGGTCCGAAGGGATTTACCGTCATAGACGAGGGGGTCCCGGGGAAAGGCGAGGACAAAGAGAGGCAGAAGAGGTCAAACCCGGAGGACGCCCTCAGTGCTTTTAAGACGTGCGACGCTTTACGTGGTCCTAGTGTAACTCGGGCGGAGGACACGGGGGATCCAGGCGCTAAGGAACGGCGCAGCGGAGACAAGCCCCTGTTGGACCACCACGGCTCTAGAAGGGTGCATTCGCCTCAGAGGGCCTCTTCGTCGCACCGCGGTGACCCAGCAACGCAGAGCTCACGCCTCGAGGCGCCGCCCGGCCACGAAGGCTCCACCCTCATCTGCCCTGTGTGTCAGGTCCCCCAGAACACCCATGACCTCACCGTCTTCAATCACCACGTCGACCTCTGTCTGAACCAGGAGGTGCTGCACATGCTCGCACCACCCTCATCGTCGTCGTCTTCTACTATGCGACCTCCGGTCACGGCTAAAAGGGGGCAAGGTGAGTCAGGGGTGTTGAGTCAGGCCAGTGCCATGCTCGTCTAAGTGAAACATAGCCTTGCAGTGAGACTAATATTGTGCTAAATGTGTCTCAACTTCGGTGCATTTCGCTGGTTTTGTACAGTATTCCCTAAATTGACCTGTGATTAGTTAAACTCACTACAGGATTGTAGTTACGATGCCATTCAAAATGTTTCCAAGTAACATTGGTTTACAGAATGGGAGGCATTTAGTTTTATTTATGTACGTTTGTATTATTTTTACATGGTGGGGGTCTGTTTCATTGCCATTCACTGTGGTAGGGTGGAAAGTGTGTGTATTGATTCCCACAGAGAAGAGACATCTTATTTGACACCATTGGGCATCCTTTGGCCAGCTCTGGAGACGGTTAAATCACTTTCGAACCTATTCACTCTTCTCCACAATGGAGTGTTTGACCGTCCCAGCTTGCTCTTAAACCTGCCTGAGCAGCTGCATTATTTATCTCCCTGAAGATGTGGTTCagttgtgtctcttttagacAGTGATCCATTTCTTTTCACTCACAGAACTACACACGGCACGACCAAACAAAGGCAAAAGCAAAAGGTAAACCGCTCAATCATCAATGGTCGGTTCTCAAATAAATGGCATTCtttgtgaataaataataaGGCTGTTTCCGCACACTGAGGGAGgctatgtttaaaaaataataactaacactacttcttttttttcaaccTTGAACTTAGTTCAAATATCTTTACTTGAGTTCAGCTATTAAACAAACATTTCACAACTGCAGCAATCACCACATCTTCTGTGGAAAAAAATAGTTTTCTACTTTATTAATGAATGTGATCTATTTGAATGCTTGTGTTACAGGCGAGGCCCACCTGCTTCCCCTCCTGCTAAGAAAGCCAAAGGCCGGGGCTCCCAGAACACCATTGACAAGTTCTTCATGTGACACAATGGACTCCAGTAAGGGCACCGCTCGCACTGACAGCTCATTGCGGTCTCTGACCTCAGCATGAACACATATAACTCCAGACCCTTTTGACAGAGGTTATTGTAGGGAAAACCCAGGTGTCACTCAGTGCACTAATTAAGGGTCTTTTTTGTAGCTGGGCACGTGCCATGGTCAATGTATGATGTCTTACCTAGTTTAAGATAAACTAGCATAAAAAAGGAGCATCCTATGATGATGCCTCTGAAAAGAGTCTATAAGTTAGATGGAGGATTTCTAATTTGATATTATCTTTTACCAAACCTTCAGTGGTTAAAGCATCAGAACCCAAAAGTCAGTTGTCTAGtataacaaatacaaaaagTTTGTTcaataatgtatagcctcagcAATTTCAAATTATAGattttacataaatacattagTTTACTATGCAGTGGACTGGAAACTATCTACATTAATGGAAACAATttttaacagcaatcaagtgTTTTTTATCTCAAAATGTAAagtaagaaaatacatttatatttttcaaacaaataataataagtaacTGTCAAATATCTATGGCCTTACTGTATCCTATCCATAAACTCAGTGCTTGAGATATAAATGATTGACGAATATAAGTTGATAGTTTAGTAGAAGCTAGAGTTTCATATCTGTCAAAGCAATATAGAGAACATACCCTTTAGGGTATTATGCATATATATTGAAGGCTTATCTATGTGTGCACTGAGAGTTCAAGcattctttatatatatatttatctctcCACCAAAAAGACAAGTTTGTGGTTTTGCCCCATGTATGTCTTACGTTAATGATGTAATCAAGGTATGGTATgaagatgtatttatttgtatagatATTGAGCCAATAATCCTTTTCAATTGCAATATTGATTGCGTAGAATATAATAATGATGTTTAATAATATGaagttattgtatttatttcctAATTTATAATTCTGCGTGTCCAAAATAAATGAACATAACAAGGCATTACTGTGTCAAGTGTCATACATCAACATGTACAGAAGCAgtcagttgttgttgtgtgtgttctgtgtagtGTATTTTCAAGACTTACCTGTACAAATAAAGCTAGTGCAAATAGAGTGCTACCTTCCTGCACAGTGGGAGTAGTCTCGTCATTCTCGTAAATCAGGCGGGTCCTTTCCACACTTGTGTAAAGTCACACAGAAGTTTGGAGCTTTTAGTCAACGTTTCTGATCGTGTGTTTCTGAGGAGTAACTTCCTGACAGACGGTGAAAAGACCAGTGAAGTATCCCGCAGTGAATTGTTTTCTCACTGGAGAGAAGAGCTATGGCACTGAACACAAGGCTAGGTCGGCCTGCCGGGACTAAGGCGACTCTAAACCCCTCAACATGGTTGAGAGAGGAGACAGTAGCGGGGTTTTCAGACTTTATACAGCAGAAGAGGCCACACAAAGGAGGAAAGGCAAAGGAACCAGAGAAGTCCAGCTTCAACATCAATGAGATGTGTGAGTACACTCACGGGAGAGTATACACAAGGGGGAGAACATTGTGAGACTCAGGTTTATCTTGTTGGATTTAATTGTGATTCATCTTCATCTATTTTGGCTGCATAGTAAATTATGGCATAGGCAaagattttttttactgtaatgAAAGACAACGATATTGTCCATAAATGGTCAAAATAAGTTAAGTTGTGCTGCAATGTATTAAAGCGTATTTGTAACCATGAATA comes from the Gadus chalcogrammus isolate NIFS_2021 chromosome 6, NIFS_Gcha_1.0, whole genome shotgun sequence genome and includes:
- the polk gene encoding DNA polymerase kappa, with amino-acid sequence MESTSADGGGFLSRMALNDNKAGMEGLDRERINKIIIESSKGSRFYENEAKKELQVNQRIEKMTLQRAQITEQQLQKAHTQVEKMVNELDMSRDLSRLIVHVDMDAFYAAVEMRDCPELKDKPMAVGSMSMLSTSNYHARKFGVRAAMPGFIAKKLCPNLVIVPCNFDKYRAVSNEIRKIFAAYDPNFMPMSLDEAYLDFTDHLEQRISWPESLRTHCLHTDITETGELQSKVPQESEPCVENLSPLLFEDSPSSTPSLPPSGEKVESGGGSEVFGTCVEEAVREMRFRIEQKTTLTASAGIAPNTMIAKVCSDKNKPNGQYRVPSNREAVMDFIQTLPVRKVSGIGKVSEKMLSSLGITTCAHLGQQMALLSLMFSETAWHHFMRISLGLGSTHMERDGERKSMSTERTFREMSVAEEQLSLCRELCEDLAADMKKEGLRGKTITLKLKNVKFEVKSRACTLPCAVATTDEIFAAAKDLLKTEMENVSPQRLQLRLMGVRISTLVSADDKKPQQKSIVGFLQQGSSGPSHGIVPNSVKETASHLPMERPPPAGSHILEQLPQKVPKLQGLPWAAGQTGAQVSVAGENQPQSFFQKAYAKKLSLQVKSLSETDKGRGSVCSGLTQPATDNPKSRGAAIEMHESAQGLLGSSGNSSITREEPVRVAPPEASASTSGAAAPDPETLTCPVCFGEVRTTDLQVFNRHIDLCLSGVATETPTDTDSESDGDGGPKGFTVIDEGVPGKGEDKERQKRSNPEDALSAFKTCDALRGPSVTRAEDTGDPGAKERRSGDKPLLDHHGSRRVHSPQRASSSHRGDPATQSSRLEAPPGHEGSTLICPVCQVPQNTHDLTVFNHHVDLCLNQEVLHMLAPPSSSSSSTMRPPVTAKRGQELHTARPNKGKSKRRGPPASPPAKKAKGRGSQNTIDKFFM